Proteins found in one Toxotes jaculatrix isolate fToxJac2 chromosome 18, fToxJac2.pri, whole genome shotgun sequence genomic segment:
- the mpg gene encoding DNA-3-methyladenine glycosylase — translation MKTIFGKVMAGRKRKMLAMGVAAAAPEQGVNKQKIQAGVKLKVSPAKLKEPVQCGKDAQSAETERSSYFTHTDLQHRLGQDFFNQPCISLAKAFLGKMLVRRCADGTELRGRIVETEAYLGGEDQASHSAGGKRTERNTAMFMKPGTIYVYPIYGIYLCMNVSSEGEGAAVLLRSLEPLQGQPVMRQLRAARRREGARQLKDKELCNGPSKLCQALNISRCFDRRDLASDSEVWLERDPNASAVESYDIVSAPRVGIESHGEWAKKPWRFYLRGHPCVSVVNKEAERQS, via the exons ATGAAGACAATTTTCGGTAAGGTTATGGCGggtagaaagagaaagatgttAGCAATGGGAGTAGCAGCGGCAGCACCTGAACAAGgagtaaataaacagaaaatccaGGCTGGAGTGAAACTAAAGGTGTCACCTGCAAAGCTGAAGGAGCCTGTTCAATGTGGGAAAGATGCTCAAAGTGCTGAGACGGAGCGAAGCAGTTATTTCACCCACACTGACCTGCAGCACAGACTGGGACAGGACTTTTTCAACCAGCCTTGCATCAGTTTGGCTAAAGCATTCCTCGGCAAG ATGTTGGTCCGCAGGTGTGCAGATGGTACTGAGCTGCGAGGGAGGATAGTGGAAACTGAAGCCTACCTCGGAGGGGAGGACCAAGCTTCACACTCGGCAGGGGGCAAACGCACAGAGAGGAACACGGCCATGTTCATGAAGCCAGGCACAATCTATGTGTATCCAATCTACGGCATCTACCTCTGTATGAACGTGTCTAGTGAAG GGGAGGGTGCCGCCGTGCTGCTGCGCTCCCTTGAGCCCCTGCAGGGTCAACCCGTCATGAGGCAGCTGAGGGCAGCCAGACGCAGGGAAGGAGCCCGACAACTTAAGGACAAAGAGCTCTGCAACGGGCCTTCGAAGCTGTGCCAGGCTCTAAATATATCCCGGTGTTTTGACCGCCGAGACCTAGCCTCAGACTCAGAGGTGTGGCTGGAGAGGGACCCCAACGCAAGCGCAGTAGAATCCTACGATATAGTGTCAGCACCACGTGTTGGAATAGAGTCCCATGGCGAATGGGCCAAGAAGCCGTGGCGGTTTTATCTTCGTGGGCACCCCTGCGTTAGTGTAGTTAAtaaagaggca